ACACGTCGGTATCGGGTTTTTCGTGTGgactggaaaataaaataaacttcccaCTTGCAGCTGTTTACTTTTcaaagttgcagtttacatttcAGCTGTCCGGCGAGTGCAAAAACTTTAAACATAAACAGTCAGAGAGCAAGGCTTCTGCTCCTGCAACCATCAAAATAACTTACAGAAATAGCTGCATTTCCCTCCCTGTCACTGAAGCACAAATAACCTCATACTCCCCCATGAAACCACCTGGACGTCAAACTGATAAGTGGATATGCTGAAAAGGGATCAAATGATTGTGTATTGTTGATATTGTGCTTTTTTCTCCCACCTACAGTTAAAGGTGGAGAGCTTTTAAGAtgacttttacttaaatatattACCACATAATCTATTGAATGGAAAGATAAACATCCAAAATTTGTTTTTAGGACTAATTattaccatttctttttttcggAAGTAACAATTTGAAAATCCTTTGCTTAATATATATCAGAACTGACAACATATCAATGTGTCAATATCATACCTTCACACTTCCTCATGCCTTCATCTTCTTTtatcactcctcctcctcctcctctctcaagTCAGTTCATAATTCCTTCCaattaaatgatataaaagagagcaaatcattataaatatagtTTCCCTTCACAACCTGCCAATTGAATACagagtaaatatgttttatatatttttttttcattcataacTTTGATCTCGGCCctacatttttaatctttaaatgttCAGCCATCTGTAAGGAATGTAAGGAATGTGTGTCAGGGATTTGAAAGCTCACTTCAGAGCTCAAACTACTGATCTTTTTTGGGCAGTACAACCATTGGAAAGGAAAATCATTAGTTTTcagaactgcaaaaaaaaaaagcgatgAATGATCTCAAAATAGGATAGAGGTTTGAAAAAAAGGCTGTAAATCCTGAACAGAATTATGGGAGGCTGCAGCTATGCATGAGGCTGTGgctttagctaaatgctaacatcagcatgctaacatgctcacaatgatgTTGAGTGAGTTAATGAGCTTATATGCAAAATATTCAGATAAATTAGAAATGTATGTGAAGCATTTAGTCCAGTCACATTTCAATAGTCCAACGAACTTCAACCTGTGACCCTGTAGGCTTTTTTTAGTACTCTTTCAACAGAAACTTTTCTTTTCCAAACACCAGCTGATAACTGATGTCACAACCTCTGTGTGTTCTTGATAAGTTGAGCTGATAAAGCTGCTCTGCAAACCTGCACGTTCTCTACATAAACCATCTTCATctataaacaatgtattttttacacagaatacatttttacagtgttCAGTATATCTGCAGTTTCACTTCTTTATCTGGACGTCTGTCTCTGTGGAAAGTATAAATTAAGCACGTACTAACCGTTAATGTCACTGCGaccattaatcatttttaaaacctgAAGCTGTTTACCACGTTGATGGTCATTTTTAACGAGGATATAAAGCAAATGTGGGTTTGTGGTGTGACCTAGACTGTATGTCAAGGGGGTGACAGTTAACAGGCTGCAGAATGCTCCAACAGAAGTGTGTGTCGGATGGTCAAACAGCGCCTGAAACCTACTTTCCCCATCTTTcaaatgtgtgattgtgttttctgtggcatttaatttgttttgggaCAATTTCTGCATCTCTTATCACttgtttttagccatgctagcagcggAATAGTAATGCAAAGTTTGTTTGTCCACCACaatggtccagactgaaatatctcaccaattattggatggattgccatgacattttgttcagACATCGATTTTCCCCACAGAATGAAttctactgactttggtgaccACAAAGTCCCACAGTTCCTAAATACAGCCCCACAGAGCTGCTAGTTTGGCTGTAGATTCCAGTTCCTGAGTTGTTATTGTTGAggtttattattacatttttttatcttaaaggTTTTATTCTTAATAGTTGCACAACCATATTTTGAACTATGTTCTTTTCAcgtatttcattgttttattgatctTAATATGTGCTGCTTATTATGTTTCTCTAGTTAAGACCACATCACATTTCCTATGTCCACTTTTGGATTCAAATATCACTGTGCATTTCATGAAGATATTTAAATTGcatgtaaaatattcaaatatatgagTAAGCTGGTAAGCTAACTTTATCTTTGAACAGAATTTATTGTATGATGCATGAGTTTGTGGCCACAGTCATCTGTTTTCTGAGCTGAGCTTCAGACGTTGTGGCATAGACCCATATTTAAATATCCCTAACTGTAAAGAAGAATCAAATATCAAGGCATGTGGACAACTTCATTGGCTGCCATAATATTCCATGATGCATACACGTCTGTCTTCAATACGTACATTTATGTAATGGTTGATTTTTGAGCTCAGCTGAGGTCGGAGGAGCGGAGAGAGAAAGTTGAAAGCCAATCAGCTTTAACCAGAAAAAAATTCCTAATGAAAGACCTGCAGGCCCAAAACCAGGAAGCAGTTTCAGGTCACAAGTTCAAAGTATTTCTGTGACTCCATTGTGGAGCGGAGCAGCCAAACCTCAGTCctgtaataaaaaacacatattccACCTCTACGCTCTTAGAAATATTGGTGCTTACTAGAACCATATATGGTTCTTTGGCTTGTCCTCATTGGAGAGAGCACCTTTAGGAAGGATTTAGGAAGAACCATTTATAAATGTTCCACCTGGAATCCTTTCAGAAGGTTCTACATTTAACACAGCATAAAGGTTATAACTAGTGCCATATGTGAAAGGTTCAATCCATAACCCCTTTATGAGAGGTTCTATAAAGAACCCTTCTATGGTTTAATGATTCCACCCACAAGCCTCTATGAGAGGTTCTACAGATAACTTTTTTATGGTGTAATGGTTTCACCAAGAAATCTCTCTGGGGGTTCTATCTAGAACCTTTCCAGCTTCTAAGGGTGCCAAAAAAAACGCCCAAGGGGATCTACCAAGAAATCTTTTATATCCTAAAGGTTTCTTCTAGAACCCACCCAGTGGTCCAAAGTTATTGGTGGTAGAGGTATAGGGAACTACTCTTACAACCTTACTCACCCTTACCTGGTCCTTAGGTTCTGAGAGGTTCCTTAATTGCTGATGTGCTCCAGGGTAACACTTGTGGTTCCGATCATGAATTTTGGGAGTGTTTGGGCTGGGAGGATCCATGCTTTCAACAATAGTTGAGGGACTCATTCTTTCAAAAAGTCTTACTTTGGATGAAAaagtttctcttctctcttatTGGAGACAATAGTCTTACAAAGAACTatttcttcaaataaaaaagggttCTTTAGAAGCAAATGGTTCTGAAAGGAACCTCAGCCCTTCAGGAAGAACCCTTTTGGAACCCCAATTTCTAAGTGTGTGTTGAACTTTTTCTTGCACCCATCATGTGTGAACTGTATGCAGCAGGATGGCAGTCAGTATAAGTCCTGTGTGTAGTTGGCCAGATGACCCTGAACGCACCATACAGTCACTCAGTTACAGTTAAAATATGGACAGGGTTTCCTCACATATATCCAACAACTTAAAAGGAAAATTATGAAGCGGAAGTATCATTAtcgtttattttctttacacaaGAAGTTTTTTAACTGACTCAACTGTACCAAACATATTGTCACTGATTGATTTAACACTTGTGGTaacctgtctgtgtctgttttcctGCCTGTTCAGGAACTGGCTGCAGTCCGGACTTGCTCTTCTTCCTGTGTGCCATGTACGCTCCCATCTGCACCATCGACTTCCAGCACGAGCCCATCAAACCCTGTAAGGCGGTGTGTGAGCGGGCGAAGCAGGGCTGTGAGCCAGTGATGAAGCGTTACAACCACAGCTGGCCCGACAGCTTGGCCTGCAGCGAGCTGCCGCTGTACGACCGTGGAGTCTGCATCTCACCTGAGGCCATCGTCAAGGCAGAGGGACCAGGTTTGtcatttatatcattattatttttatgaatgagATTGATCTTATTTGTGTCAAAACCATGTTGACTGCTTTTtacaagggttagggttaataaaataacaaaaagcccaaagtcaaaaacataaaaaaaagcaaaaggatATGGAACTTGATCTATAAATTGCTTACAACAGGTTTTGAGCTCATGTGATGGAAAAATATGGAACTTATACATTAAAGATACACAGAATATTATAAATGAAACAGAAGTAGCCATCACTTAATTTAAATTATCTTGTGTTGTATTATTTAAGttgttattttttcagttttttccccaTATTTTTGAGGTTGAAAGCAACTTTATTTGTATACCACCTTTAAACAATAATGCAGTTTCAACtgactaaaataaatgataagtAAGATATGTTGaaggatgtgtgtgtacatattatATTGTTACTGTTTTTACCTAATAGTGATACGAACAATCTTCGTGAAACTCCCAGTAAAAATGGTAGAATTCTTATTGAAAAgtgaaatatggaaaaaaacttaaataaaagtcaGTCTTTCATGAAAGTTCAAGTTCATGGAACACACAGAACCTCTCAGATATACATATTAATCTAATATCAGTTTAATGTCAGTAACTCTGTGAACATCTCAATATGGAGGCTGCTCCTAAATAATATTTCACcctcttcttttaaaaacattgacCATCATGAAGCACTTTTTCCTGCTTTGCTGAGTCGTATCAATGTTTTCTATCATGTTTCTACCCTCagcagtttgtttctgctcccTCTCGAACAGATAGCGTGAGTCATTTCCCCACCGGCTTCACTCCCACTGATTTTCTCAAAGAGCTCCTTGATCCAGGCGGCCCACTCGTTTTACACTCAATAAAAACCTTCACTGTCCTCTGCTTCTTTAAACAGTCCCTGGACCAGCAGgttctgcaaaaagaaaactcaTCTCAATCCCCTTGACCTCCATAACGATACGCCCACGCTTCTCTGAGCGGCCCTGGCTCGGCAGGGTTTTGGGATTTTCCCTCGATGTGATTTGTTGATTTTCTGAGGTTCAGCCAGGGTGGATGGCTCAAGTCATTCCAGAGGTTTTCAGTGGCAGCCACAGTTTGCCcatttttgtttccattcattGCTAACTGAGTGAACAGAGTTCACTAGGAAAATTACAGCTCTGAAGTCACAAAATCTAAACAGATATAAAGTAATCTTTCACCTGGTGAGAACAGGTGATATGTAAACAAGACTATGAGTCTAAGTGGTTATACTTGTGTTTTACTACAAGCTACTTCAGGATGTCTGAGCTCCAAACACTGTGAAGGGAACTTATTTTGGTCGATTGTATCCACAATCTAAATTTTTCGGTCACTACGTAAAGGTCATGACCATAAAAGGGAAGATTGAAACGTATATCGAATTCACAAATTTACTAGTTAGTTTTTTCcaacactttcattttgtgGCTGTAATGAACACTGCAGCCTGTAGGGGGCACTAAGAAGGACTTAAGTGTGTCTGGTTTAAACCGCAAAGTGGTTCAATATTTGTCATTCTCTGTATTAGATTTCTGACCCTGTCCGTCTGTGTCTCCGTAGATCCACACTACCAGGACCCAGCCAGGTGTAACCCAGGTGagcctgacctttgaccttttctcTTCCCAAGCTGTGATTGCTTTCCTTGTTTGTGTTACATACCACCTCAGAATCTCCACaaaagacagaacaacaacGCAGCCAGTCAGTTCCACTTGTGGAAATCATGTATCTCTCACTAGCATGCTAATGTGCATCTGAATACAAATAGGCTTGAAACCAATTTTCTAAAAGGTTGATCTTTTTTCTTGGTTTGATCCTCTCACAGAATCCAGTCCAGACTTTCCAATGGACTCCAACAACCTCCACTGCAGAGGACCAAATGGAGGTAACATGTCTGTTGAACTGTCTCTACGGCCGAATCCcaatgtacacacagacacacagattcACGGACTTTGAGTCGCGTTCTTTCAAAGTGCAAGAGGGTTTGGGGCTGTACCACTTTCAAATGCTCGAGTGCTTGAGGGCAACTCGtagacattttgagccctttaagcacactttcttttttacacaACCAACAATCATATGTAAACATGTGTCTCTTTACCGTCTCTAGCATTCTTACCATATGACGTGAATACAAAGTGACTAATTCAGTCTGTAAATAAGAACTTTTAAAGAGGTGGagctgttttctctgttttccttttaaatataATGATGCCCATAATccctcactttgttttttgtgtttgtccgTAGATCGCTGTAAGTGCAAGATAGTCAAGATGGGTCTCAAAAACTACCAGAGGAACAACTACAACTATGGTGAGTCAtcttgttttcatgtgttaCTTTTTTATACACTTTGACTGCTGTTTTAAAAGCCTTGATTTTGGCGATTTGGCCATTGCCGTCTTGGATTATGGCCgacgccatcttggctttttgcaaccagtgaacagaagtgtcCCATATTTGGACGGCAAAGGAGTGACGTAGAAATGCTATATACGGCGCTGTCATTCACAGTAaacccgccctaaagcacactccgctttatggtctactTGACTGTAGATGGACCATAATTCACTCAATGAACATCATGCCGTTGACTGGAAACTagaaattgagaccataaactcatgtttacaatatttacagaGGCAATAAATCAAGGGAAAGAAGGTTacttttctcatagacttctatacaatcagacttcttttggCAACCAGAGGATTCtgcccctgctggtcagtagagagaatgcaagttttaagacacctCCGCATTGACTTTActcttcagaactggaggtaGCTGCCTGCATGCAACTTGAGTCTGGTTTTTGTCACAAGTCCAAATGAAACCTGTAAAGTTGTAGAGTGCGGTTGTTTTCTCTGCATCACATCTGGCTGTCAATCATCTCTTTGCAATGCTACATGTGAGATCTGTTCACCACAGATCTACTCAACAAATCTGAATGCTCATTACTTCATTACACTAACTGCTGCTCGATGAGGTTCATTTCAGTATCATAAACCTTTcagcagatttttttctctctgacttgtttttctccttcatgTAGAGGGAAATATTCTGGCGCTGAGGCTGTTTTGTTACTTAGATTAAATTAGACACACTAAAGCTAAAAGCCCAGAAAGCCTTTTCCAGATGATTACATCGCACAGGCACGATTTGGCAAATCCTACAGAGATTTCCATGTGGACTTCTTGAGCTCGCTAATGGCTATTTGGCTACAGAATCCATTTGGGGAagatttcagatttgtttttttccatctgtcaTCAAAAAAAGAGCTCACTtacaaaatattcagatttaattAAAACGGAGGAGTTAAGTTAAGCACGGTGGCACGTCAGAGTGCACAACAAGGTGGTCTTTATAATTTCCCTGCTGGCACGCTCACTTTACTAATTAACACTGCTGTTGATTTTACTGTTGACTCCAACCTGCTACACCACACATACAGTTACTGGTTGTGCTGTTTTCTCTCCCATCACTGCGCCTTCCACCTCTTAAAGTTGCTGAGTGCCATACTTGCGATGGTGTCTCCACATCAATTTAAACCCAAAGAATTGGATAAAACCGgttaaacacaattaaaatcCAGAGAATAAAAGTTGGTGCATCTTAAAAGCATTATGTTAATTTGTCGCTCTGTTACTCCTGAAGCTTTGGTTGTGCTTTCCTCACAGTCCCACACTGCTTGAATTCATTAAGGGAGCCCTTtctaagaaaaacaataaaggttTACCTGGTGCTCCAGCAGTGGGATGCTGCTGTTGGACATCCTGGGTGGTTGTATCCATTACCCAGGAAACAGCAGGTACCACACAGTGATAGAGAGACAGTGgtgaagacagagaggagggccTCCAGGTTATTGGTTTCTCATGTTGTGTTGTTGGGCTCGAGGCAGcatgactgaaaaaaatgtaagccaTTTCAAATAGGACAACTAGACAAACACAAGACGTTTATAATGGAGAAGTTAAGTTAAATACTAAGTCAAGTGAGTCCAAAGAAACAGGTCATTTTAGGAGTTTAGCCCACATTAATGCGTTGGCTCTTCATTGGTCACATGACCCTCAGCTCTTGTGGGACATTAATGGGCCCAAAGTTGGCTACAACTCAAGTCCTGTTGGCCCAAAACTACCGAAGCATCCAATCCACGCAGACGTTGACATCCATAAGGCCATCATTGTCCTTCCAACCAGCTTCCACCATCTtttcagcaccaaggacagcGGCCATTCATCAGGGTGACTGATTATAAGAAATTCAACCAAAACTATCGATGCGTTTGATGGACATAAGGTTTCAAGAATAGGTTGTATGAAAACTATACTGGAAGAAAATGATCTGAATAATTTGGtttattaacttattttgattatcatttattaatttgcacCAGAGAGATGTGGGCATCGATTCAGAGGTCTGGAACAAGGTCACGGCAAAtttgtgaaatatctcaagGTTTTATTCTTTAAACCAATAATCTGATAAAAATGAAGGCCTGCCCTGCGAGCTCTATGTGAGATTTAAACTCCAGTGTCCAACATGAACTCGTATGCTGacgactctctccttcagtGATCAGAGCTCGGGTGAGGGAGGTGAGGAACCGAGGTCTGGAGCCCACAGCGGtggtggaggtgaaggaggtGCTCAAGTCTTCTCTGGTCAACATTCCCAAGGAAACGCACACGCTGTACTACTCTTCCTCCTGCCTGTGTCCTCCTCTGACTCCTGGGGAGGAGTACCTCATTATGGGCTACGAGAACGATGAGACGTCCAGGTATGAGTATAGGGTTGGAACAGATAATAAAAGTATTGTTATGGACGTCATGGTTTCCTCCAGGAAATTGGTTGGATAAATGTCCAGCTAGTCGATAATATTTTCAAACTTCAACTCGGTGCAGCAGCCACTGATCTAGCTAATTGTCTGGTCTTTTTCCAACTTGTAAAAactcaaatgtttgtttataatTTTGAAATGCGGCACTGACTAATTGTAGTGCCACTACTTGTTTCCCTGAAGcttaataacataatattttttttttcttctgacgTTAGCTGGGGTTACCTCCACTGTAAAATCCTGTTGGGTTGCTATACATAAACCTCACTGTGTTTGCGGTTGCAGGTTGCTCCTGATTGACGGCTCCATTGCTCAGAAGTGGAGGGAAAAAATGCGCAGGAAGATCAAGGTGAAATTCAAATACACACAGTCAGCTGCAGTTTATAAGAAGGGTCTCCTATTATTAAATATCTTAACACACCTGACGCGGTACAGGTGGAGGCTTTATAAGTTGATATATATTGATACAGAATTG
The Anoplopoma fimbria isolate UVic2021 breed Golden Eagle Sablefish chromosome 16, Afim_UVic_2022, whole genome shotgun sequence genome window above contains:
- the frzb gene encoding secreted frizzled-related protein 3; its protein translation is MLSPGLSVSLLAVSCALWPAAVRAASCESVRIPLCRSMPWNMTKMPNHLHHSTQDNAVLAIEQFEGLLGTGCSPDLLFFLCAMYAPICTIDFQHEPIKPCKAVCERAKQGCEPVMKRYNHSWPDSLACSELPLYDRGVCISPEAIVKAEGPDPHYQDPARCNPESSPDFPMDSNNLHCRGPNGDRCKCKIVKMGLKNYQRNNYNYVIRARVREVRNRGLEPTAVVEVKEVLKSSLVNIPKETHTLYYSSSCLCPPLTPGEEYLIMGYENDETSRLLLIDGSIAQKWREKMRRKIKRWDQIVKGNSRPRPSPH